One Scomber scombrus chromosome 4, fScoSco1.1, whole genome shotgun sequence genomic region harbors:
- the mrpl41 gene encoding large ribosomal subunit protein mL41 yields the protein MGVLSTLMRGLMRGADRMSEFTSKRGSRTHNKGRGSRPTGLKLSSNKYLTLRAMIPEFVVPDLEEFKLRPYVSYRTPKGTEPPVTAESLFAEAVAPQIKKDFDEGTFSKEQLEKYGFDPKQEGKLFKLYPKNFVR from the coding sequence ATGGGTGTGTTATCCACTCTGATGAGGGGTCTGATGAGAGGAGCCGACAGGATGTCAGAGTTCACCAGCAAACGTGGTTCACGGACTCACAATAAAGGCAGGGGCTCAAGACCCACAGGACTGAAGCTCTCCAGCAACAAATATCTCACCCTAAGAGCCATGATTCCTGAGTTTGTAGTGCCAGATTTGGAAGAATTCAAACTGAGACCTTACGTATCGTACCGAACCCCCAAAGGAACAGAGCCCCCGGTCACAGCAGAGAGTCTGTTTGCTGAGGCTGTAGCCCCTCAGATCAAGAAAGACTTTGATGAGGGCACTTTCAGCAAAGAACAGCTGGAGAAATACGGATTTGATCCCAAGCAAGAAGGGAAGCTGTTCAAACTTTATCCAAAGAACTTTGTGCGTTAA